The DNA window AGGCAGGCTCCTGGCCGACGGTCACGCGGTCTACGCACAGGGTACATTTGTAGACGCGGTTGTCTTCCGGGTTCAGACGCGGTACATCGAACGGACAGCCGGCGATACAGTAGCCGCAGCCGATGCACTGCTCGGACTGGAAGTCGACAATACCGTTGGCGTACTGAATGATCGCGCCTTCTGACGGGCAGGCCTTCAGGCAGCCCGGGTCCGCGCAGTGCATGCAGCCATCCTTGCGG is part of the Flammeovirga agarivorans genome and encodes:
- a CDS encoding 4Fe-4S dicluster domain-containing protein; protein product: RKDGCMHCADPGCLKACPSEGAIIQYANGIVDFQSEQCIGCGYCIAGCPFDVPRLNPEDNRVYKCTLCVDRVTVGQEPACVKTCPTGAIHFGSKEDMKTLAGERVAELKTRGYDNAGLYDPAGVGGTHVMYVLHHADKPNLYHGLPENPEISQTVKL